In Rosa chinensis cultivar Old Blush chromosome 1, RchiOBHm-V2, whole genome shotgun sequence, a genomic segment contains:
- the LOC112182644 gene encoding probable WRKY transcription factor 53, with the protein MDMGVNWVQKSGIVNELTRGRELARQLQIHLNATSTLNPSTSSQTALTREMLIQKIISSYEKALSMLNSSSSAPMPVAVEQLHQQQPTFTVAASTGVVTIRMADSPPSLNGSPRSEDSDDHKDPSRKRKGLARWTKQVRVTSGMGLEGPLDDGFSWRKYGQKDILGAKYPRGYYRCTHRNVQGCLATKQVQRSDEDPMILEITYRGRHTCTQAASTSVASPPPKPMSPLPDQKPEPPQMNQQPQHNMLLSLPEGLRVITEGLDTSHDHRGELLFPSFNNNNYAGNFSPSLTMPTASTSGTNYFSVLSQQDFGGNQNLQISAAAESHDIISAATSASNSPTVGLDFPFAEADHQILYPNFTFDDPGFFP; encoded by the exons ATGGACATGGGAGTGAATTGGGTGCAAAAGAGTGGTATTGTAAATGAGCTAACACGTGGCAGGGAGCTTGCTAGGCAGCTCCAGATCCATCTCAATGCTACATCAACTTTGAATCCTTCCACGAGCTCTCAAACAGCGTTAACTCGCGAGATGCTGATCCAAAAGATCATATCTTCCTACGAAAAGGCGCTTTCGATGCTCAATTCTAGCAGCTCAGCCCCAATGCCAGTAGCAGTAGAGCAACTACACCAACAACAACCTACATTTACAGTAGCTGCTTCCACAGGTGTTGTTACGATTCGAATGGCTGACTCCCCACCTTCGCTAAATGGGAGTCCTCGGAGTGAAGATTCCGATGACCACAAAGATCCCTCTAGAAAAAG GAAAGGTCTGGCAAGGTGGACAAAACAAGTAAGAGTAACATCAGGTATGGGGCTTGAAGGGCCTCttgatgatggctttagctGGAGGAAGTATGGCCAAAAGGACATCCTTGGAGCCAAATATCCGAG AGGGTATTACAGATGCACTCATCGAAATGTTCAAGGTTGTTTGGCCACAAAACAAGTGCAACGCTCCGATGAGGACCCAATGATCCTCGAAATTACTTACCGAGGAAGGCACACTTGTACTCAAGCAGCCTCCACCTCCGTAGCTAGTCCTCCTCCAAAACCAATGTCACCATTGCCTGATCAAAAACCAGAACCACCACAGATGAATCAGCAGCCTCAACATAATATGCTCTTAAGCCTCCCTGAAGGCCTCAGGGTCATAACCGAAGGCCTAGACACTAGTCATGATCATCGTGGCGAATTATTATTTCCCtcattcaacaacaacaattatgCGGGGAACTTTTCTCCTTCATTAACTATGCCTACTGCTTCAACTTCTGGGACAAACTATTTCTCTGTACTGTCTCAGCAGGACTTTGGTGGTAACCAAAATCTGCAGATCAGCGCTGCGGCCGAGTCTCATGATATAATCTCAGCTGCTACTTCAGCTTCCAACTCTCCGACTGTTGGTTTGGATTTTCCATTTGCTGAAGCTGATCATCAGATATTATACCCCAACTTCACTTTTGATGATCCTGGATTTTTTCCCTAA
- the LOC112182673 gene encoding RNA polymerase sigma factor sigE, chloroplastic/mitochondrial, translated as MGVVTVSSSVSRTPLGLSPKLASSQRSTLRKPLIVAFRTDKSNKNALVAPQEKVPLPIETRKKVQKLGKARKLPESVKAALIEEAPTCNLELDYNEAAAKLENLYKRSPETEASDLENVDGLMIKRSRKRRKKISEVDDKVEKRKSDDIVVGSRTKKAKRLSLDKRVALKWNKDEKVAAPVVRKRKDRKSENQMIEELVREYSASTDLVSLDWKKMRIPPVLTSSEHTWLFKLMQPMKALLQVKETLQKDLGREPNKGELAEATSTSVVQVKKHLEVGRAARNKLIKHNLRLVLFVINKYFQDFANGPKFQDLCQAGVKGLITAIDRFEPQRRFRLSTYGLFWIRHAIIRSMTLSSFTRVSFGLESVRAEIQKAKLEMLVQLKRMPTEDEIIEKVGISPERYHEVMRASKPVFSLHSRHSVTQEEFINAITDVDGVEGDNRRKPALLRLAIDDVLDSLKPKESLVIRQRYGLDGKGDRTLGEIAGNLNISREMVRKHEVKALMKLKHPARVDYLRRYIV; from the exons ATGGGAGTTGTGACAGTTTCTAGCTCAGTTTCTAGGACTCCGTTAGGATTGAGCCCAAAATTGGCATCAAGTCAGAGATCAACGTTGAGAAAGCCATTGATTGTTGCCTTTAGAACAGATAAATCCAATAAGAACGCGTTGGTTGCGCCTCAGGAGAAAGTACCTTTGCCAATAGAAACACGAAAGAAGGTCCAAAAACTAGGGAAGGCTCGAAAGCTCCCCGAAAGTGTAAAAGCTGCATTGATAGAGGAGGCTCCTACTTGTAATTTGGAACTGGATTACAATGAAGCTGCTGCCAAGCTGGAAAATCTGTACAAGCGCAGCCCCGAGACTGAAGCTTCGGATTTGGAAAATGTAGATGGATTGATGATCAAGAGAAGTCgcaaaaggaggaagaagatcaGTGAAGTTGATGACAAAGTAGAGAAGAGAAAAAGCGATGACATTGTGGTTGGGAGCAGGACAAAGAAGGCTAAAAGATTGAGTCTTGATAAAAGGGTTGCGTTGAAATGGAATAAGGACGAGAAAGTGGCTGCTCCAGTAGTTCGAAAGAGAAAAGATAGAAAGAGTGAGAATCAGATGATTGAGGAGCTTGTAAGGGAGTATTCGGCTTCAACTGATCTCGTCAGTTTAGACTGGAAAAAGATGAGGATTCCTCCAGTTCTTACTTCTTCTGAGCATACTTGGTTGTTCAAGCTAATGCAACCTATGAAG GCTCTTCTTCAAGTGAAAGAGACCCTGCAGAAAGATTTGGGGAGAGAACCAAATAAGGGTGAACTAGCTGAGGCGACAAGTACGAGTGTGGTTCAAGTGAAAAAACACTTGGAGGTTGGTCGAGCTGCAAGAAACAAACTCATCAAG CATAATCTCCGGCTTGTGTTATTTGTCATTAACAAATACTTTCAAGACTTTGCTAAtggtccaaaatttcaagaccTTTGTCAGGCAGGAGTGAAGGGACTTATCACGGCAATTGATCGCTTTGAACCACAAAGAAGATTCCGGCTTTCCACATATGGTCTTTTCTGGATCAGGCATGCCATCATACGTTCCATGACACTATCAAGCTTTACTCGTGTCTCCTTTGGCCTTGAGTCT GTTAGGGCGGAaatccagaaagccaagctTGAAATGTTGGTTCAGCTTAAAAGAATGCCAACAGAGGACGAGATAATTGAAAAGGTTGGAATTTCTCCTGAGAGGTATCATGAAGTAATGAGGGCCTCAAAACCTGTCTTCTCTCTTCATTCAAGGCATTCGGTCACACAGGAGGAATTTATAAACGCTATTACTGATGTTGACGGCGTTGAAGGTGATAACCGGCGGAAACCTGCTCTTCTCAGGCTTGCTATCGATGATGTG CTTGATTCCCTGAAGCCAAAAGAAAGCTTGGTGATCAGGCAGAGATATGGCCTTGATGGCAAGGGTGACAGAACATTGGGGGAGATAGCTGGAAACTTGAATATTTCAAGAGAAATGGTTCGAAAGCATGAAGTTAAGGCCCTCATGAAGCTCAAGCATCCAGCTCGAGTAGACTATCTTCGCAGATACATAGTCTAA
- the LOC112182699 gene encoding MYB-like transcription factor ETC3, translating into MQKMDRCGRKRPKITTSDQSEEVISSEWEFIHMSEQEEDLIYRMYRLVGERWDLIAGRVPGRTAVELERFWIMRHCEVFAEKRRKHKKENSKIVPRRTFSGFG; encoded by the exons ATGCAAAAAATGGACCGATGTGGTCGGAAGCGACCCAAAATCACTACTTCTGATCAGTCTGAAG AGGTTATTAGCAGTGAATGGGAGTTCATTCATATGAGTGAGCAAGAAGAAGATCTCATCTATAGAATGTATAGACTTGTCGGAGAAAG GTGGGATTTAATAGCTGGTCGGGTTCCGGGTCGAACAGCAGTAGAATTGGAGAGGTTTTGGATAATGAGACATTGTGAGGTGTTTGCTGAGAAACGAAGGAAGCATaagaaagaaaactcaaaaatTGTTCCGCGTCGAACTTTCAGTGGATTTGGATAG
- the LOC112181844 gene encoding bidirectional sugar transporter SWEET3 → MGERLRLATGVMGNAASLLLYSTPILTMSRITRKKSTEEFSCVPYITALLNCLLYTWYGLPVVSCGWENFPVVTINGLGILLEFSFILIYFWFASPTRKMKVIAILIPVMVMFCITVSISTFVFHDHRHRKEFVGSLGLVASVTMYASPLVAVKQVIVTKSVEFMPFYLSFFSFLSSSLWMAYGLLGHDLFLASPNLVGSPLGIFQLLLYCKYRKREMKTVESPNNWDVEENDEKSKQLQIVISESANGKS, encoded by the exons ATGGGAGAGAGGCTGCGATTGGCAACTGGGGTGATGG GAAATGCTGCTTCTTTGTTGCTTTACTCGACTCCCAT ATTGACTATGTCAAGGATCACAAGAAAGAAAAGTACAGAGGAGTTTTCATGTGTACCTTACATCACTGCATTGCTCAACTGTCTCCTTTATACTTGGTATGGATTGCCTGTTGTAAGCTGTGGCTGGGAAAACTTTCCAGTGGTCACCATCAATGGTCTGGGAATTCTTCTTGAGTTCTCATTCATTCTCATATACTTCTGGTTTGCTTCACCTACAAGAAAG ATGAAGGTAATTGCAATTCTGATACCTGTTATGGTCATGTTCTGCATCACCGTTAGCATCTCAACCTTTGTTTTCCATGACCACCGTCATCGAAAGGAATTTGTTGGAAGTCTAGGGCTGGTGGCCTCTGTAACAATGTATGCCTCTCCACTGGTAGCTGTG AAGCAAGTGATTGTAACAAAGAGTGTAGAATTCATGCCATTCTACTTGTCTTTCTTCTCATTCCTCTCTAGTTCACTTTGGATGGCATACGGACTACTGGGCCATGATCTCTTTCTTGCG TCGCCTAATCTGGTTGGAAGCCCATTAGGAATATTTCAACTACTGCTCTACTGCAAGTACAGGAAAAGGGAAATGAAAACTGTGGAATCACCAAACAACTGGGATGttgaagagaatgatgaaaaaTCTAAACAGCTGCAGATTGTGATTAGTGAAAGTGCAAATGGCAAAAGTTGA
- the LOC112172497 gene encoding pentatricopeptide repeat-containing protein At2g13600, protein MLVGYVQCNLMESAVEFFERMPKKDVAAWSSLISGYVKREDGCERALELFGLMRESGEVVPNEFTFDSVVRACGKLGVLWVGMVIHGLSVKCGVDFDVFVSVALIEFYSDCQAVDFAKRVYEGMENPSLNASNAYIGRLVSMGRIEDAERVFDGVKEKDSVSYNLMIKGYAMRDQVNEAKRLFECMKHRTIVSSNTMISVYSRNGEIDKALQLFEETKGERDHVTWSAMMSGYIHNQQHEEALELYVTMCRLSIDRTRSTFAALFHACSCLGSLELGQVLHAQLIKTPFESNVYVGTSLIDMYSKCGCITDAETSFNSITSPNVAAWTALINGCAQHGLGSEAVLLFERMLKQGFIPNAATVFGVLSACNHSGLVNEGRRIYDLIEKSYGINPSLEHCACIVDLLGRSGRLQEAMDFIEEMTVEPDGVIWGAMLNACWLWMDTELAEQGKFEEKINARNRLRKLKAKKDPGCSWIRLNFQVHQFSVQDTNHPHCTMIYKTLEHLTANMNSIVEFGSVYMPTVNSSSIYATYIL, encoded by the exons ATGCTGGTTGGTTATGTGCAATGTAACTTGATGGAGAGTGCTGTGGAGTTTTTTGAGAGGATGCCGAAGAAGGATGTTGCGGCGTGGAGTAGTTTGATTTCGGGGTATGTGAAGAGGGAAGATGGGTGTGAGAGGGCGTTGGAGTTGTTTGGGTTGATGAGGGAGAGTGGTGAGGTGGTGCCGAATGAGTTTACTTTCGACTCTGTTGTAAGGGCTTGTGGGAAACTGGGAGTGCTGTGGGTAGGGATGGTTATTCATGGCCTTTCAGTGAAATGTGGTGTTGATTTTGATGTATTTGTTAGTGTTGCGTTGATAGAGTTCTATAGTGATTGCCAAGCTGTGGACTTTGCCAAGAGAGTTTATGAAGGAATGGAGAACCCGAGTTTAAATGCTTCCAATGCATATATAGGGAGGCTTGTATCGATGGGTAGGATTGAAGATGCAGAGAGAGTTTTTGATGGAGTGAAAGAGAAGGATTCAGTTTCATACAATTTGATGATTAAAGGTTATGCGATGAGGGATCAAGTCAATGAGGCAAAGAGGTTATTTGAGTGTATGAAGCACAGAACTATAGTTTCTTCCAATACAATGATTTCTGTGTACTCCAGGAATGGTGAGATTGATAAGGCTTTACAGCTTTTTGAAGAAACGAAAGGGGAAAGAGACCATGTGACATGGAGTGCCATGATGTCGGGTTATATTCATAATCAGCAACATGAGGAGGCTCTGGAACTATATGTTACAATGTGCAGATTATCAATAGACCGTACAAGATCAACATTCGCTGCTCTATTTCATGCCTGTTCATGCCTTGGTTCTCTTGAGTTGGGACAAGTGCTCCATGCCCAGTTGATCAAGACACCATTTGAATCGAATGTATATGTTGGAACTTCTCTAATTGATATGTATTCGAAATGCGGGTGCATCACTGATGCAGAAACATCCTTTAACAGCATTACTTCACCCAATGTGGCAGCTTGGACAGCTCTCATTAATGGGTGTGCACAACATGGGCTTGGCTCTGAGGCAGTTTTGTTGTTTGAGAGAATGTTAAAGCAAGGATTCATCCCTAATGCTGCTACTGTTTTTGGGGTTCTGTCTGCCTGCAATCATTCTGGCCTAGTCAATGAAGGCAGGAGAATATATGACTTAATAGAAAAAAGTTATGGGATAAACCCAAGTTTGGAACACTGTGCATGCATAGTAGATCTTCTTGGTCGGTCTGGCCGTCTACAAGAAGCTATGGATTTTATTGAAGAAATGACCGTTGAACCAGATGGAGTTATCTGGGGAGCAATGCTCAATGCGTGTTGGTTGTGGATGGACACAGAACTCGCTGAGCAG GGGAAGTTTGAGGAGAAGATCAACGCTAGAAAcagattgagaaaattgaaagcaaAAAAGGATCCTGGATGCAGTTGGATTCGGCTGAATTTCCAAGTTCATCAATTCTCTGTACAAGATACTAACCATCCTCATTGTACCATGATTTACAAAACTTTGGAGCATCTGACAGCAAATATGAACTCTATTGTTGAATTTGGTTCTGTTTATATGCCAACAGTAAACTCTAGTTCTATCTATGCAACATATATTCTATAA
- the LOC112172507 gene encoding uncharacterized protein LOC112172507, with amino-acid sequence MVKLASAREARMYGPRLSRNRAEYINAGLYVFATAVLLGGFVAELSKEPTSGLVLLLIGFALVFIVNLHDLLAHLAGFDYRVRLMELDLQLAVVEFAVPVVQALGSLLWFLAILFLFIQAEKGYGYYKLEKHAMNMLVAGPVLWLLGSIHNSCQIYERSDGHVQILQQSVQIPFLIASVLFIIGAVLNILDQGGVVYHGLELLGGTWIWMGIFGSVLLLVGGLANVVKVFKMQQMDDSAILRLEKLRGGAQERLGHEREGQVPLILEDQRRRKRQLAQQQQEPSIHIAAPQPTPYKDVLVGQS; translated from the exons ATGGTGAAGCTGGCATCGGCGCGAGAGGCCCGAATGTACGGGCCGCGGCTGAGCCGGAACCGCGCCGAGTACATAAACGCCGGGCTCTATGTCTTCGCCACCGCGGTGCTGCTCGGCGGATTTGTGGCTGAGCTGTCGAAGGAGCCAACTTCGGGTCTTGTTCTTTTGCTCATAGGGTTTGCGCTGGTTTTTATAGTGAATTTGCACGATCTGTTGGCCCATCTGGCCGGGTTCGATTACCGGGTGAGGTTGATGGAGCTGGACTTGCAGCTTGCGGTCGTTGAGTTTGCGGTTCCAGTGGTGCAGGCTTTGGGGTCGCTTCTGTGGTTCTTGGCCATTCTTTTCCTCTTCATTCAG GCTGAGAAAGGATATGGCTACTACAAGCTTGAGAAACATGCCATGAATATGCTTGTTGCTGGCCCTGTTTTATGGTTGCTTGGTTCAATCCACAACTCGTGTCAAATTTATGAGAGATCAGATGGACACGTCCAGATCTTGCAACAGAGTGTACAGATTCCATTTCTCATTGCTAGTGTATTGTTCATAATAGGCGCGGTTTTGAATATCCTTGATCAAGGAGGAGTAGTATATCATGGCCTGGAGCTATTG GGTGGGACTTGGATATGGATGGGCATATTCGGTAGCGTATTGCTCCTTGTCGGAGGTTTGGCAAATGTGGTGAAGGTGTTCAAGATGCAACAAATGGATGACAGCGCCATCCTAAGGCTCGAGAAGTTGAGGGGAGGGGCACAGGAGCGACTCGGTCACGAAAGGGAAGGGCAGGTTCCTCTTATTCTAGAAGATcaaaggaggagaaaaagacaACTAGCCCAGCAGCAGCAAGAACCAAGTATCCATATTGCAGCACCACAGCCCACTCCTTATAAAGATGTTCTTGTTGGTCAAAGTTAA
- the LOC112182719 gene encoding phosphoribosylamine--glycine ligase, with product MGCATLNLVGGASVLKLNGKTRGISSPKPFLSFVQPIRPGRINGVGTSPLTCGAYKPRPCISLCARTIAGACEEERVTVLVIGGGGREHALCYALKRSPTCDAVFCAPGNVGISNSGVATCISDLDIFDSSAVISFCHKWGVGLVVVGPEAPLVAGLVNDLLKAGIYAFGPSSEAAALEGSKNFMKTLCDKYGIPTAKYQTFTDPSAAKEYIKEQGVPIVVKADGLAAGKGVIVAMTLDEALEAVDSMLVNDAFGSAGCRVVIEEYLEGEEVSFFALVDGENAIPLESAQDHKRVGDGDTGPNTGGMGAYSPAPILTKELQDLVMKSIIFPTVKGMSAEGCKFVGVLYAGLMIEKKSGLPKLIEYNVRFGDPECQVLMVRLESDLARILLAACKGQLSEVSLKWSAGSAMVVVMASKGYPGPYEKGSVIANLDEAENVAPSVVVFHAGTALDSDGNLIAVGGRVLGVTAKGKDLKEAQERAYQGVEQINWPGGFYRRDIGWRALALLKNNFVTSG from the coding sequence ATGGGTTGTGCAACATTGAACCTGGTTGGAGGTGCTTCTGTGCTGAAACTCAATGGAAAAACTCGAGGAATTAGCTCCCCGAAGCCGTTCCTATCCTTTGTGCAACCCATCCGTCCTGGCCGTATCAACGGGGTAGGCACTTCCCCTCTCACCTGTGGTGCGTACAAACCGCGGCCGTGCATTTCCCTTTGTGCCCGAACTATTGCTGGTGCATGTGAAGAGGAGAGGGTGACGGTTTTGGTCATTGGTGGAGGGGGAAGGGAACATGCTCTTTGCTATGCGTTGAAGCGTTCCCCTACTTGTGATGCGGTTTTTTGTGCTCCTGGCAATGTTGGAATTTCTAACTCCGGGGTTGCTACTTGTATTTCGGACCTTGATATCTTTGATAGCTCGGCTGTAATTTCCTTCTGCCACAAATGGGGTGTGGGGCTTGTTGTTGTTGGACCCGAGGCCCCTCTTGTTGCAGGTCTTGTGAATGATCTACTTAAGGCTGGAATTTATGCTTTTGGCCCGTCATCTGAGGCTGCTGCTTTGGAAGGATCCAAGAACTTTATGAAAACTTTGTGTGACAAGTATGGAATACCTACTGCTAAGTATCAAACATTTACAGACCCATCTGCTGCAAAGGAATACATAAAAGAGCAAGGGGTACCTATTGTTGTTAAAGCAGATGGATTGGCTGCTGGAAAAGGAGTTATTGTTGCAATGACTTTGGATGAGGCTCTTGAAGCTGTTGATTCAATGCTTGTAAACGATGCTTTTGGTTCTGCAGGTTGTCGTGTAGTTATTGAGGAATATTTGGAGGGGGAAGAAGTGTCTTTCTTTGCGCTAGTCGATGGAGAGAATGCTATACCTCTGGAATCAGCTCAGGACCATAAACGGGTTGGGGATGGTGATACAGGACCTAATACTGGTGGAATGGGTGCATACTCACCTGCCCCCATCCTAACAAAAGAACTTCAAGATTTAGTCATGAAATCCATCATTTTCCCCACAGTGAAAGGAATGTCTGCAGAGGGCTGCAAGTTTGTTGGGGTTTTGTATGCTGGGCTCATGATTGAGAAGAAGTCTGGCCTACCTAAGCTAATTGAGTACAACGTGCGCTTTGGTGATCCAGAGTGTCAGGTTCTGATGGTTCGGTTGGAGTCTGATCTGGCACGAATTCTACTTGCTGCTTGTAAAGGGCAGCTAAGTGAAGTGTCTTTGAAGTGGTCGGCTGGGTCAGCGATGGTGGTTGTAATGGCGAGTAAAGGGTATCCGGGGCCATACGAGAAGGGAAGCGTGATTGCAAACCTTGATGAAGCAGAGAATGTTGCTCCATCTGTTGTTGTATTTCATGCTGGAACTGCATTGGATTCAGATGGAAATTTGATTGCTGTTGGGGGGCGTGTTCTTGGGGTGACTGCAAAGGGAAAAGATCTTAAAGAGGCACAGGAAAGGGCTTATCAAGGTGTTGAACAGATTAATTGGCCGGGAGGGTTTTACCGCCGTGATATTGGCTGGAGAGCCCTTGCTCTTCTGAAAAACAATTTTGTAACTAGTGGCTAG